TGATTTAGTCAAACATCGGGGCTGACGAAACACACGTGGTGTTTTGCGACGAGCAGGACAACTACCACAATCAATCTAATCGATCCGCTCAACAGGCCACTGTTTTCTGTTAAGCTgaatgacaaatcaatgcagtcAGCGCTGAGATATTGGACTAGTTTGAGGAGTTAATCTCCAAAAAGTTCCTCGTCGTGCTCATGTTTGATGTCCAGCCACGTGGTGACTAATGCGCCGCTGTGATTGGCTGTCGGGCTCAGCTGAgggctgtgattggctgtcACAGTACGTAAGAGCGACTCCTCTTCCCTCTTCCGCTGTCCGCACGCCTCCTGCAGCTCTCACCTCAACAAGTTTTCACTAAGTCGTGTGTCACTTTGGTTCAcaagtgttttactttttcaggaCTGTGCGTTGCTACAGAGCACCACCATGGCCTCCACTTCAGGTACAGTACAACGACGTGTGCACATCTGAGAGCACAAGTAACATACGCAGCGTTTAATTTGGGGCGGGTTGTTATTTGTGGGTGCGTGTTTTTAGAAGTGAAGCTCGGCCTGAAGCTCAGTGAGGGAAAGACCAAGCAGATCTTTTTGCTGGTGGACCAGCCCGGACTGGTTCTGGTGCAGTCCAAGGACCAGATCACCGCTGGCAATGCGGCGAGGAAAGACCAGATGGAGGGCAAGGCTGCCATCGCCAACAAAACGACGAGCTGCGTGTTCAGACTGCTGCAGGAGTCTGGTAAAGATTATTGAAGTTGATCTATTCAAAAGATGTCCTGTCAGATTGATGTGTGAGCACTAGTATCACACTCACCCTGAAGCACCTTTCCCACATGCACATAGATATTAACTAGTTTTGTGAGAGGATTAGAGGCAAAATGCATCATTTCAGCAGAATTAGGATATGTTTTAATTTGGTAATGTCTAGAAACAAGATTTTTGTGGGCTCATAAAGTCATCACAGACATCAAGACAGGTCAGTAGGTCAGTGAGGTGACTTGTACTCGGAAAGACAACCTTTGGCCTATTTACTCAACCCAGCTTCAGCATTTTGATTCAGTCACAGTCCTCGTAAGCTTTACGTTTTTACATGATCTGCTCATTATTTTGTCCACATTGCTTGCTTTGTGTgacaaccaaaaaacaaaacaaaacaaaactcaaagatGAACTGTGCATTTTGATATTAAACCTAGAAGAAACCAGAATCTGAAATAACTTTCCACTTTGCTTTAGTTTAAAAGTCGATAAAACTATAGTTTAAAAGTAACTCGACACCCCACTCGTGAGTGTGGTGTGCATTATCCAGGCTGTGGTAACAACAGTCTTGTGACTTAAAACGTTGCTCAGTATAATTCAGCTGAACGTGACCGTCCGCATCTCCCTCATTTGGCCTTGTTCTGTGCTGAATTGAAACATCTTTAAACTGCCGTTGACCTGAAACACCTATGTGCGATACAAATCTCCCTGTTGTCCAGGAATTAAGACTGCCTTTGTGAAGCAGCACTCGGACACAGCATTCATCGCAGCTCACTGTGAGATGATTCCCATTGAATGGGTTTGTCGGAGAGTGGCAACCGGATCCTTCCTCAAGAGGAATCCAGGAGTCAAAGAAGGCTACCGCTTCTCCCCCCTGAAGATGGAGATGTTCTTTAAAGTGAGTCTGACGACTCGTCTCGTTTGCTTCTGATGAGATTTTTAAAGTGCTGTAACTGGACTTCAAGCACTCAACTCTGTTCTCTGGTTTAGGATGATGCCAACAATGATCCTCAGTGGTCAGAGGAGCAGCTGCTAGAGGCCAAGTTCTGTCTGGCTGGGCTCACTATCGGTCAGTGTGAAGTGGACATTATGAATCGCAGCACTGTGGCCATCTTTGAGATTCTGGAAAAGGCCTGGGCCACTCAGGACTGCACGCTGGTGGATATGAAGGTATGCACAGCAATGCCACCCTCTGCTGGTTCATTTTAAGTCCTAGTCTGGTTGCTTCTACTCAGTGCTTCCAAATGTAACACAGCTATAgggttttatgtttgttttctttgtttttctaaatcacAGATTGAGTTTGGAGTGAATGTGAAGACTCAAGAGATTGTCCTTGCTGATGTGATTGATAATGATTCCTGGAGGCTGTGGCCCTCTGGAGACCGAAGCCAGCAGAAAGATAAGCAGGTcagtgctgcttttcttttttactgtttgacacatttaaaagtgcattcaaataaattaaaaaaggggATTCTTCTTTTCGTAGGTGTACCGAGACCTGAAAGAAGTTACTCCTGAAGCAATGCAGGTGGTGAAGAGAAACTTTGAGTGGGTCTCTGAAAGGGTCAAGGTACACAAAACCTATTTCCCAGAACAACC
This genomic window from Anabas testudineus chromosome 4, fAnaTes1.2, whole genome shotgun sequence contains:
- the paics gene encoding multifunctional protein ADE2, with the translated sequence MASTSEVKLGLKLSEGKTKQIFLLVDQPGLVLVQSKDQITAGNAARKDQMEGKAAIANKTTSCVFRLLQESGIKTAFVKQHSDTAFIAAHCEMIPIEWVCRRVATGSFLKRNPGVKEGYRFSPLKMEMFFKDDANNDPQWSEEQLLEAKFCLAGLTIGQCEVDIMNRSTVAIFEILEKAWATQDCTLVDMKIEFGVNVKTQEIVLADVIDNDSWRLWPSGDRSQQKDKQVYRDLKEVTPEAMQVVKRNFEWVSERVKLLLEHQAGGRVVVLMGSTSDMAHCEKIRKACTSYGIPCILRVTSAHKGPDETLRIKAEYEGDGVPTVFVAVAGRSNGLGPVMSGNTAYPVINCPPLTPDWGAQDVWSSLRMPSGLGCSTVLSPEAAAQFAAQIFGLTDHLVWCKLRASMLNTWVALKLADKKLQACSL